One region of Coleofasciculus sp. FACHB-T130 genomic DNA includes:
- a CDS encoding hybrid sensor histidine kinase/response regulator translates to MPGSSIKILLIEDNLAEARFLQELLKQAKFKQFSLVHVKRLREALNRLNEDCFDVILLDLTLPDSEGLCSLAPLNSHASGLPIVVLTNTNDDELAIEAVRQGAQDYLVKRQVNVEVLVRSLCYAIERKQVSETLRTVNEALEIRVQERTAELVKAKEINQSKSEFVSMLSHDFRNPLNRILLSAGLLQDYDQKLSDEKKHTHLKLIRSAIKNLAQLLDEITFIGKADSGQLQCQLIPLDLKSFCHKLVEELQLFTLDKYQLIFTCQEDLGEALWDETLLRHILDNLLANAIKYSPEGGTVRFELRSHEKTVIFQIQDQGIGIPKEDQPRLFHPFNRARNVGTIPGTGLGLAMVKKCVEAHGGEISMMSEVGVGTSFTVTLPLIGEAALSE, encoded by the coding sequence ATGCCTGGAAGCTCAATAAAAATCTTGTTGATTGAGGATAACTTGGCAGAAGCCAGATTCCTGCAAGAGCTTCTGAAACAAGCCAAGTTCAAACAGTTTAGTCTGGTGCATGTCAAACGATTGAGGGAAGCGCTCAATCGACTCAATGAAGATTGCTTTGATGTAATTTTGTTGGATCTGACCCTACCTGACAGTGAAGGTTTGTGTTCTCTAGCTCCCCTAAACAGCCACGCTTCTGGCTTACCGATTGTTGTGCTGACAAATACGAATGACGATGAATTAGCGATAGAAGCAGTCCGACAGGGGGCACAAGATTATCTGGTTAAGCGCCAAGTTAATGTAGAGGTGCTAGTGCGCTCTTTGTGCTATGCAATTGAGCGAAAGCAGGTTTCGGAAACATTACGAACAGTTAATGAGGCGTTAGAAATCCGAGTTCAGGAACGAACGGCTGAGCTAGTGAAAGCCAAAGAAATCAATCAGTCTAAATCTGAATTTGTTTCTATGCTTTCTCACGATTTCCGCAATCCTCTGAATAGGATTCTCCTTTCTGCTGGATTGCTCCAAGACTACGATCAAAAACTGAGCGATGAGAAAAAACATACTCATCTCAAACTGATTCGTTCAGCAATTAAAAATCTGGCTCAGCTATTAGATGAAATTACGTTTATCGGGAAAGCTGATTCAGGGCAACTTCAGTGCCAACTGATTCCCCTTGATTTGAAATCATTCTGTCACAAATTGGTCGAAGAGTTGCAACTCTTTACACTTGACAAATATCAACTTATTTTCACTTGTCAAGAGGACTTGGGAGAGGCGTTATGGGATGAAACCCTACTGCGGCATATTTTAGATAATTTACTCGCTAACGCGATTAAGTATTCACCGGAAGGCGGCACAGTGCGTTTTGAACTAAGAAGCCACGAGAAAACAGTCATCTTTCAGATTCAAGATCAAGGAATTGGTATTCCCAAAGAAGATCAACCTCGGCTGTTTCATCCTTTCAATCGTGCTAGAAACGTCGGCACAATTCCTGGCACTGGGTTGGGATTAGCGATGGTCAAAAAGTGTGTGGAGGCACATGGGGGCGAGATTTCAATGATGAGTGAAGTCGGAGTCGGCACGAGTTTTACGGTGACGCTGCCGTTGATTGGAGAAGCAGCGTTATCAGAATAG